The following coding sequences lie in one Methanothermobacter sp. MT-2 genomic window:
- a CDS encoding 3-hydroxy-3-methylglutaryl-CoA reductase, which produces MIEEEIIQALKRGDIKLHEIEKYTRSIKEATKIRKLFLEKITGTKLEHISKYTINMEEAQKRNIENPIGTIQIPLGIAGPLKIHGEHAKGEFYIPLATSEGALVASVNRGCSTITKAGGATVRITGDKMTRAPVLKTKSIKEALKLREWIQKNFKKLKEAAESTTRHGKLIKIDPILIVGPYIYPRFVYTTGDSMGMNMVTIATEEAMKLLTRETGAHLIALSGNACVDKKPAALNLIEGRGKSITAEVKIPAEIIKKMLKTTPKAIQEVNLAKNFLGSAISGSMGFNAHYANIIGAIFLATGQDEAHITEGSLGITTAEETNGNLHFSVTLPDVPLATIGGGTRLETASECLQIMGVKGSGKVQKFAEIVAGAVLAGELSLMGALAAGHLARAHIRLGRGS; this is translated from the coding sequence ATGATAGAAGAAGAAATAATACAAGCACTGAAAAGAGGAGATATAAAACTCCATGAAATCGAAAAATATACAAGATCAATAAAAGAAGCGACAAAAATAAGAAAACTATTCCTAGAAAAAATAACCGGAACAAAACTAGAACACATCTCCAAATATACAATCAACATGGAAGAAGCCCAAAAAAGAAACATAGAAAACCCCATAGGCACAATACAAATACCCCTAGGAATCGCAGGACCCCTCAAAATCCACGGAGAACATGCCAAAGGAGAATTCTACATTCCACTCGCAACATCAGAAGGGGCATTAGTAGCATCAGTAAACAGAGGATGCTCAACCATAACAAAAGCAGGAGGCGCCACAGTAAGAATAACCGGGGACAAAATGACAAGAGCACCAGTACTAAAAACAAAATCAATAAAAGAAGCATTAAAACTCAGAGAATGGATCCAAAAAAACTTTAAAAAGTTAAAAGAAGCGGCAGAATCAACAACACGCCACGGAAAACTGATAAAAATAGACCCAATACTCATAGTAGGCCCCTATATCTACCCAAGATTCGTTTACACCACAGGAGACAGCATGGGAATGAACATGGTAACAATAGCCACAGAAGAAGCCATGAAACTCCTAACACGAGAAACAGGAGCGCACCTTATCGCATTAAGCGGAAACGCATGCGTAGATAAAAAACCAGCAGCCCTAAACCTCATAGAAGGCAGAGGAAAAAGCATAACAGCCGAAGTGAAAATCCCCGCTGAAATAATAAAAAAGATGCTTAAAACAACACCAAAGGCAATACAAGAAGTCAACCTCGCAAAAAACTTCCTAGGATCGGCCATATCAGGGAGCATGGGATTCAACGCACACTATGCGAACATAATAGGCGCAATATTCCTCGCAACTGGACAAGACGAGGCACACATCACAGAAGGAAGCCTAGGCATAACAACAGCCGAAGAAACCAACGGAAACCTACACTTCTCAGTCACACTACCCGACGTCCCATTAGCCACCATAGGAGGAGGCACAAGACTAGAAACAGCCTCAGAATGCCTCCAGATAATGGGAGTCAAAGGATCGGGGAAAGTCCAGAAATTTGCAGAGATAGTCGCAGGGGCGGTGCTAGCAGGAGAACTATCACTAATGGGGGCTCTGGCAGCAGGACACCTTGCAAGAGCACATATAAGATTGGGTAGAGGATCCTAA
- a CDS encoding succinyl-CoA synthase, subunit alpha — translation MIILDENIKCLVQGITGKQGSFHTRQMLDYGTKIVAGVTPGKGGQELLGVKIYNSIEEAKEETEVNASIIFVPAPFAKDAAYEAIKHLDLVVIITEHIPVHDSMQIMEYAKKMNTIIIGPNTPGIITPGVGKLGIMPGHIFQEGDIGIVSRSGTLTYEFAHQITNAGMGQSTCIGIGGDPIVGLSFADVLERFEEDKDTRAILMIGEIGGDAEERAAEYIKEHISKPVMAFIAGRTAPPGKRMGHAGAIIERGAGTAESKIKALERADVQVAEKPSDIPEMLKRL, via the coding sequence ATGATAATCTTAGATGAAAATATAAAATGCCTCGTGCAAGGCATAACAGGAAAACAAGGGTCCTTCCACACCCGCCAAATGCTAGATTACGGGACGAAAATAGTCGCAGGTGTAACACCCGGAAAAGGCGGCCAAGAACTCCTAGGAGTGAAAATATACAACTCCATAGAAGAGGCTAAAGAAGAAACAGAAGTTAACGCCTCAATAATATTCGTACCAGCACCCTTTGCAAAAGACGCCGCCTACGAAGCCATAAAACACCTAGACCTCGTTGTCATAATAACAGAACACATACCAGTCCACGACTCCATGCAAATCATGGAATATGCCAAAAAAATGAACACAATCATCATCGGCCCAAACACGCCAGGCATAATAACACCAGGAGTCGGGAAACTTGGGATAATGCCAGGACACATATTCCAAGAAGGAGACATTGGCATAGTATCAAGAAGCGGCACACTAACCTACGAGTTCGCCCACCAAATCACAAACGCCGGCATGGGACAGAGCACATGTATAGGCATTGGAGGAGACCCAATAGTAGGCCTAAGCTTTGCCGACGTACTCGAAAGATTTGAAGAAGACAAGGACACCCGAGCAATACTCATGATAGGTGAAATAGGCGGGGATGCTGAAGAAAGAGCAGCAGAATATATAAAAGAGCATATATCAAAGCCTGTGATGGCATTCATAGCAGGAAGAACAGCACCCCCAGGCAAGAGGATGGGACACGCCGGCGCAATCATAGAAAGAGGTGCTGGGACAGCAGAAAGCAAAATAAAAGCCCTTGAAAGGGCAGACGTCCAAGTAGCCGAGAAACCATCAGACATACCCGAAATGCTAAAAAGACTATAA
- a CDS encoding 3-dehydroquinate dehydratase, whose translation MTMICAPIFEKNIENIPGIARKYITRGADILELRIDAIKNPSKAKIKELASDIQFPFIATNRSAKEGGSFKGSEKERIELLLAAAPKAEYVDIELQTKKEELQRILEFPVKKIISYHNFKETPPLKILSKIIKEEKRLGDIAKIAVMPQNIKDTLIILELLSREDRLIGISMGELGKYTRIIAALFGSPITYASGGRSTAPGQLDIEKTRQILKELKPEGRIR comes from the coding sequence TTGACCATGATATGCGCACCAATATTTGAAAAAAACATTGAAAATATACCTGGGATCGCCAGAAAATACATTACCAGGGGAGCTGACATACTAGAACTTCGAATAGACGCCATAAAAAACCCATCAAAGGCCAAGATCAAGGAACTTGCAAGTGACATCCAATTTCCATTCATAGCAACCAACAGATCGGCAAAAGAAGGCGGATCATTCAAAGGCTCGGAAAAGGAAAGGATAGAACTTTTACTCGCAGCCGCCCCAAAGGCAGAATATGTTGACATAGAATTACAGACAAAAAAAGAAGAACTACAAAGGATCCTAGAATTTCCAGTGAAAAAAATCATATCCTATCATAACTTTAAAGAAACACCACCATTAAAAATATTATCAAAGATTATAAAAGAAGAAAAAAGACTAGGGGATATAGCTAAGATAGCTGTTATGCCACAAAACATAAAAGACACACTCATCATACTAGAACTACTTTCAAGGGAAGATAGACTGATTGGGATATCAATGGGTGAACTAGGAAAATATACAAGGATAATCGCAGCCCTCTTCGGATCCCCCATAACATATGCAAGTGGTGGGAGATCCACAGCACCTGGACAATTAGACATTGAAAAAACCCGCCAAATCCTCAAAGAACTGAAACCAGAAGGGAGGATAAGATGA
- a CDS encoding heat shock protein produces MRGTWKLKLRMFLATTFLFLLIYAILMLIGSKMGFGGPLFYMLLGLGIILLQYLISPSIVEATMHVKYVSPEEAPRLHAMVEELAMKAGIPKPRVGIADIDVPNAFAFGRTKSDGRVCVTRGMLRLLDEDELRAVLGHEISHIRHDDMIVMTFVSAIPLICYYIYISSIFSRNRDMGLIGLLALVAYLIGQLIVLFISRVREYYADYGSVEIGGQPHKLASALYKLVYGSAASDEDEIKEVEGLKAFFVNDVSRAAAEVEDLRQVDLDMNGTISEGELQQIKYRGVKISAGARIMELLSTHPNMLKRIQRLSELT; encoded by the coding sequence ATGAGAGGCACATGGAAACTGAAACTTAGAATGTTTCTCGCCACAACATTCCTATTCCTGTTAATATACGCCATATTAATGTTGATAGGGTCAAAGATGGGATTCGGAGGCCCACTATTCTACATGCTACTAGGACTTGGCATCATACTATTACAGTATCTCATCTCGCCAAGTATAGTTGAAGCCACAATGCACGTGAAATATGTTTCACCAGAGGAAGCTCCAAGACTGCATGCAATGGTTGAAGAACTTGCAATGAAGGCCGGCATACCAAAACCAAGGGTTGGAATAGCTGATATAGATGTGCCAAATGCCTTTGCATTTGGTAGGACGAAATCTGATGGACGAGTATGTGTTACAAGGGGCATGCTAAGACTATTGGATGAGGATGAGCTTAGGGCTGTTCTAGGCCATGAAATATCCCACATAAGACATGATGATATGATAGTCATGACCTTTGTAAGTGCAATACCACTAATATGCTACTACATCTACATAAGCTCAATATTCAGCAGGAACAGGGACATGGGCCTTATAGGACTCTTAGCACTTGTAGCATATCTAATTGGACAATTGATAGTCTTGTTCATTTCAAGGGTTCGTGAATACTACGCAGATTATGGTAGTGTTGAGATAGGTGGACAACCACATAAACTGGCAAGCGCACTCTACAAGCTTGTCTATGGATCCGCGGCTTCGGATGAGGATGAGATAAAGGAAGTTGAAGGTTTGAAGGCGTTCTTTGTTAATGATGTTTCTCGTGCAGCTGCTGAGGTAGAGGATCTGCGCCAAGTAGATCTTGACATGAACGGGACTATAAGTGAAGGCGAACTGCAACAGATAAAATATAGGGGTGTTAAGATAAGTGCAGGTGCTAGGATAATGGAGCTGCTCTCAACCCACCCAAACATGTTAAAGAGGATACAAAGATTATCAGAACTTACTTGA
- a CDS encoding PHP domain protein produces the protein MKSISLEDLIYFNMINGRIDLHTHSLLSDGELLPSEIARRACVLGHEAVAITDHIDASNINTIEYLIDAVSDVNENWDIQVIPGAEITHAPIEIVDKLAVKARRLGAEIIVVHGETIVEPVLKGTNRAALESSEVDILAHPGLIGYDEAEMARENDIALEITARSGHCLANGHVASVGMEVGASLVINTDTHHPADLISYNVAYQIGLGAGIPEKKLKKVLKDNPKRILKRNGIKI, from the coding sequence ATGAAAAGTATATCCCTTGAAGATTTAATATACTTTAATATGATCAATGGTAGGATAGATTTACACACCCATAGTCTGTTGAGTGATGGTGAACTTTTACCATCAGAGATTGCTAGACGCGCCTGCGTACTCGGACATGAGGCAGTGGCCATAACAGACCATATAGACGCTTCCAACATAAACACTATAGAATATCTTATAGATGCTGTTTCTGATGTGAATGAAAACTGGGATATCCAAGTTATTCCAGGTGCGGAGATTACACACGCGCCTATTGAGATAGTAGATAAGTTGGCTGTGAAGGCCAGGCGCCTGGGAGCCGAGATTATAGTAGTCCATGGAGAAACAATAGTAGAACCAGTGTTAAAAGGAACTAATCGAGCGGCCCTAGAATCTTCTGAAGTTGACATATTAGCCCATCCTGGCCTTATAGGGTATGATGAGGCTGAGATGGCAAGAGAAAATGATATAGCGTTGGAGATAACTGCCAGGAGTGGGCATTGTCTTGCTAATGGGCATGTTGCATCTGTTGGGATGGAAGTGGGCGCTTCTCTAGTGATAAACACTGACACGCATCATCCAGCAGATCTTATAAGCTATAACGTGGCATATCAAATAGGTTTAGGTGCTGGAATACCAGAAAAGAAACTTAAAAAGGTCCTAAAGGATAACCCTAAGAGAATACTTAAGAGAAACGGGATAAAAATCTAA
- a CDS encoding GHMP kinase yields MKVEVFVPAHITGFFQIIEDDNPLKMGSRGAGVVINKGVRTKVKFSRSDKQRVIVDGVNDFITWKVLEILNESFELPSLKVYHELEVPIGCGFGVSGACALGTSLGISRLLKLPLTINGAASIAHRAEVELGTGLGDVIAELNGGICLRLREGAPGHGITDRIIHDPLYVVCKVFGELDTATVIKDPKSRDMINFIGSGMLKRLVSNPNPENFMGLSYEFAEKTKLLTRNVKEHFEIIEEEVIGASMAMLGDTIFALSKEPDTSLDNPIIAKIDSKGARFIQ; encoded by the coding sequence ATGAAAGTTGAGGTATTTGTACCGGCTCATATAACAGGATTTTTCCAGATAATTGAGGATGATAACCCGCTTAAGATGGGTTCTCGGGGTGCTGGTGTAGTTATAAACAAGGGGGTTCGGACCAAAGTCAAATTTTCAAGGAGTGACAAGCAAAGAGTAATTGTTGATGGTGTGAATGATTTTATAACTTGGAAAGTGTTGGAAATTCTTAATGAGAGTTTTGAATTGCCAAGTTTAAAGGTTTATCATGAACTTGAAGTTCCAATTGGTTGCGGTTTTGGCGTTTCCGGAGCTTGTGCCCTGGGAACTTCACTAGGAATATCAAGGTTATTAAAACTTCCTTTAACTATTAATGGTGCTGCTTCAATCGCTCATCGGGCCGAGGTCGAGCTTGGAACGGGTTTGGGTGATGTTATCGCGGAATTGAATGGGGGTATCTGTCTAAGATTGAGAGAGGGCGCTCCAGGCCATGGAATAACCGATAGGATAATCCATGACCCATTATATGTGGTCTGTAAGGTCTTCGGGGAACTTGACACAGCCACAGTAATTAAAGATCCTAAGAGTAGGGATATGATAAATTTTATAGGGTCTGGGATGCTGAAAAGGCTGGTCTCTAATCCTAATCCAGAAAATTTTATGGGTTTGTCTTATGAGTTCGCAGAGAAAACAAAACTTTTAACAAGGAATGTGAAAGAACACTTTGAAATAATCGAAGAAGAGGTTATAGGGGCTTCAATGGCGATGCTCGGCGATACAATATTCGCCCTTTCAAAGGAACCTGATACAAGCTTGGATAATCCCATCATAGCAAAAATAGATTCTAAAGGCGCCAGGTTTATCCAATAG
- a CDS encoding fructose-bisphosphate aldolase, translated as MIGKMIRMERIINRETGRTVIVPMDHGVSIGPVPGLLDMTSIIDQVASGGANAVLIHKGIVTTGHRGYGRDIGLIVHLSASTSLGPDPNNKVLVTSVEKALKLGADAVSVHVNVGSETEPEMLVKLGTVAETCDEWGMPLIAMMYPRGEKIEDEHDPEVVKLASRAGAELGADIIKTNYTGDPDTFKEVVEGCPVPVVIAGGPKVETEEELLQMVKDSVEAGGAGVAIGRNIFQAESPANMTKAIAAIVHKEIDVEEALKML; from the coding sequence ATGATAGGTAAAATGATTAGAATGGAAAGAATAATAAACCGCGAAACAGGCCGAACGGTCATAGTACCAATGGACCATGGAGTCTCCATAGGCCCAGTCCCAGGCCTACTAGACATGACCAGTATAATAGACCAGGTCGCCAGCGGAGGGGCTAACGCAGTCCTAATACACAAAGGGATAGTTACAACAGGACATAGAGGATACGGTAGAGACATAGGCTTAATAGTCCACCTTTCAGCCAGCACAAGCCTAGGACCAGACCCAAACAATAAAGTACTCGTAACCTCAGTAGAAAAAGCCCTGAAACTCGGAGCAGACGCAGTATCAGTACACGTCAACGTAGGATCCGAAACAGAACCCGAAATGCTAGTAAAACTTGGGACAGTGGCAGAAACCTGCGATGAATGGGGAATGCCACTCATAGCAATGATGTACCCAAGAGGCGAAAAAATAGAAGACGAACACGACCCAGAAGTCGTTAAACTCGCCTCAAGAGCAGGGGCAGAACTCGGAGCAGACATTATAAAAACCAACTACACAGGAGACCCAGACACATTCAAAGAAGTTGTTGAAGGATGCCCAGTACCAGTAGTCATAGCAGGAGGCCCAAAAGTCGAAACAGAAGAAGAACTCCTACAAATGGTCAAAGACTCAGTAGAAGCTGGAGGGGCTGGAGTAGCCATCGGAAGGAACATATTCCAGGCAGAATCACCAGCTAACATGACAAAAGCCATAGCAGCCATAGTACACAAAGAAATAGACGTTGAAGAAGCCCTCAAAATGCTATAA
- a CDS encoding 3-dehydroquinate synthase, whose translation MKFAWIKTPDMEWEEKKPLITTALESGIDHILDRENIEKIHKLGNIKVIADDEDADIILVGVNGEGDSTLPLPSNLEESKDLMAAKSLKRQGKPIAAYVEIKGKRYEELARLLGRIVDYLILVGKDWKIIPLENIIADLQGEDVKLIAAVADEEEAKTALETLEHGTDGVLIEPENPSQIKKIAKLIEDIKMGYYELKPATITKLEPLGSGDRVCVDTCSIMEIGEGMLIGSYSQGLFLVHSESLESEYVESRPFRVNAGPVHAYVMTPNHKTKYLSELEAGDEVLIVDKDGKTRPAIVGRVKIEKRPLILVEAEYNGMKLRTLLQNAETIRLVNDKGEPVSVSDLKEGDKILVYVEEAARHFGMAIEETIIEK comes from the coding sequence ATGAAATTTGCCTGGATAAAAACACCAGACATGGAATGGGAAGAGAAAAAACCACTCATAACAACAGCACTCGAATCAGGCATAGACCACATACTAGACCGAGAAAACATCGAAAAAATACATAAACTCGGAAACATAAAAGTTATAGCCGACGATGAAGACGCAGACATCATACTAGTAGGAGTCAACGGTGAAGGAGACAGCACACTACCACTACCCAGCAACCTAGAAGAATCAAAAGATCTAATGGCCGCGAAAAGCCTTAAAAGACAGGGCAAACCAATAGCAGCCTACGTGGAAATAAAAGGTAAAAGATATGAGGAACTCGCAAGACTACTCGGCAGAATAGTAGACTATCTAATCCTAGTAGGAAAAGACTGGAAAATAATACCCCTCGAAAATATAATAGCAGACCTGCAAGGAGAAGACGTTAAACTAATAGCAGCAGTAGCAGACGAAGAAGAAGCGAAAACAGCCCTCGAAACACTGGAACATGGAACCGACGGAGTCCTAATAGAACCAGAAAACCCATCCCAGATAAAAAAGATAGCCAAACTAATCGAAGATATAAAAATGGGCTACTACGAACTCAAACCAGCCACCATAACAAAACTAGAACCATTAGGATCAGGTGACAGAGTCTGCGTAGACACCTGCTCAATAATGGAAATCGGAGAAGGAATGCTCATAGGCTCATATTCACAGGGCCTATTCCTTGTTCACAGCGAATCCCTAGAAAGCGAATACGTAGAATCAAGACCATTCAGGGTTAACGCAGGCCCAGTACATGCATATGTGATGACACCAAACCATAAAACCAAGTATCTCTCAGAACTTGAAGCAGGAGATGAAGTGTTAATTGTTGACAAGGATGGGAAGACGAGACCGGCCATAGTTGGCAGGGTTAAAATCGAGAAACGGCCCCTAATACTTGTGGAAGCCGAATATAATGGGATGAAACTTAGAACATTACTGCAGAATGCCGAGACAATACGTCTAGTTAACGATAAAGGCGAACCAGTATCAGTATCGGATTTAAAAGAAGGAGACAAGATACTAGTATATGTTGAGGAGGCTGCCAGACACTTTGGAATGGCAATAGAAGAGACTATAATAGAAAAATAG
- a CDS encoding putative RNA ligase encodes MEKIRSFLAIDIDNSLKDKIIEVQRSLREAEAQLKFVEPENLHFTLKFFGETNQKILEEISNIIKEKIKPYKPFKLKIEGLGVFPNKNYMRVLWLGVQNPEEFSEIQKTLDKEFQKLGFRKERSYIPHLTIARVKGGKNKDRLREKIEELANTKIGEMQVKKLKLKKSELKPEGPEYTNLKTFKLG; translated from the coding sequence ATGGAGAAGATAAGAAGTTTCCTCGCTATTGACATTGACAACTCCCTCAAAGACAAAATAATAGAAGTTCAAAGATCCTTGAGGGAAGCTGAGGCCCAGTTAAAGTTTGTAGAACCAGAAAACCTGCATTTCACCCTGAAATTCTTCGGCGAAACAAACCAAAAAATCCTAGAAGAAATTTCAAATATAATCAAAGAAAAAATAAAACCATACAAGCCATTCAAACTCAAAATAGAGGGTTTAGGGGTTTTCCCGAACAAGAATTATATGAGGGTTTTATGGCTAGGAGTCCAAAACCCTGAAGAATTCTCAGAAATCCAAAAAACACTCGACAAGGAATTCCAAAAGCTAGGATTCAGGAAAGAGAGAAGCTATATACCACACCTCACAATAGCGAGAGTCAAAGGTGGAAAAAACAAGGACAGACTACGGGAGAAGATAGAGGAGCTAGCCAACACCAAAATAGGGGAAATGCAAGTAAAAAAATTAAAACTTAAAAAAAGCGAACTCAAACCAGAAGGACCAGAATACACCAACCTCAAAACCTTCAAACTGGGATAA
- a CDS encoding CCA-adding enzyme, with translation MDYTRILKRIKPTKKEKEKVTDFAKKLIKTINQTAKQKNIKAKATLVGSIAKGTWLAGEADIDIFLKFPLNTPQEKLKKEGLKLGYECIKKFKGRPEERYASHPYVTGHIKEYKVDFVPCYDIKDASQLKSAVDRTILHTRYIKKNLKKEQIKEVLLLKKFMKAIKAYGSEFKVGGFAGYLCELLIIEYGNFQGVLKAASQWKKGQIIDIEGYGTGRNFEDPLIVIDPTDKNRNVASPLTQQKLSEFIIATRNFLENPKPGYFQEIEYSKDKKEIQKKFKERESKCLILEFKMPKVPPDTLYPQLKKSMDTLVSHLSREGFKTNRSSYWSDEKKNALIIFEFETWKLPRYRKHMGPRIWSRKHAKRFHKKYGDKIWVQDDRLFVEKKRKATKPDSYLKNLLGEKIEQLGLGKHIKKQLKKEYKILDINEYLKNRQPPEVLEFLDEFLNPGKHLFRS, from the coding sequence ATGGACTATACCAGAATACTCAAAAGAATAAAACCAACAAAAAAAGAAAAAGAAAAAGTCACAGACTTCGCCAAAAAACTAATCAAAACCATAAACCAGACAGCGAAACAAAAAAATATAAAAGCAAAAGCCACACTCGTAGGATCAATTGCAAAGGGCACATGGCTTGCAGGAGAAGCCGACATAGACATATTCCTAAAATTCCCCCTAAACACACCCCAAGAAAAACTCAAAAAAGAAGGCCTAAAACTCGGCTACGAATGCATAAAAAAATTCAAAGGCCGGCCAGAAGAAAGATACGCCTCACACCCCTACGTCACCGGCCACATAAAAGAATATAAAGTAGACTTCGTACCATGCTATGACATAAAAGACGCATCCCAACTCAAATCAGCAGTAGACAGGACAATACTACACACACGCTACATCAAAAAAAACTTGAAAAAAGAACAAATAAAAGAAGTATTATTACTTAAAAAATTCATGAAAGCCATAAAAGCCTACGGATCAGAATTCAAAGTAGGAGGATTCGCAGGCTACCTATGCGAACTACTAATCATAGAATACGGAAACTTTCAAGGAGTCCTAAAAGCAGCATCCCAATGGAAAAAAGGTCAGATAATAGATATTGAAGGTTATGGCACCGGAAGAAACTTCGAAGACCCCCTAATTGTCATAGACCCAACAGACAAAAACAGGAACGTCGCATCACCACTCACACAACAAAAACTTTCAGAATTCATAATAGCAACGCGCAACTTCCTAGAAAACCCAAAACCAGGATACTTCCAAGAAATAGAATATTCAAAAGACAAAAAAGAAATCCAAAAAAAATTCAAAGAAAGAGAAAGCAAATGCCTAATCCTAGAATTCAAAATGCCAAAAGTGCCCCCAGACACCCTATATCCACAACTGAAAAAAAGCATGGACACACTAGTATCACACCTCTCAAGGGAAGGATTCAAAACGAACCGAAGCTCATATTGGAGCGACGAGAAAAAAAACGCCCTAATAATATTCGAATTCGAAACATGGAAACTACCACGCTACAGGAAACATATGGGCCCCAGGATCTGGTCAAGGAAGCATGCAAAAAGATTCCATAAAAAGTATGGTGACAAGATCTGGGTACAAGACGACCGCCTATTCGTAGAAAAGAAGAGAAAAGCAACCAAACCAGACTCCTACCTTAAAAATTTACTAGGGGAGAAAATAGAACAGCTAGGACTTGGAAAACACATAAAAAAACAACTCAAAAAGGAATACAAAATCCTTGACATAAATGAATACCTGAAGAATAGACAACCCCCAGAAGTCCTAGAATTCCTTGATGAATTCCTAAACCCGGGAAAACACCTCTTCAGATCCTAA
- a CDS encoding DNA primase small subunit PriS, with the protein MIRIFQEATPEDRRKYYTREWKIENIPDFIRENIHLREFGFDHTGQGPNDRYRFFHDEKLLIKFLRYRAPYAAYSSVALYKRPWRREGWISSELVFDVDAKDLPVRPCKCDNVCEECLDQAKEVVAMIIDTLRDDLDLDDIHIIYSGRGYHIRVLDPLILELGSEVRGQILRYVVGGDVPKLSYVGLDGSIRSLDHFMVDMGYPRVFTERGRYIILHFSGDEKIEDITRQTMKKILESRDLIRSDDWGEFKGVIGPIVYERLMRGVAKLNLQLVDARVTIDLKRILRLPSSLHSKVSMICTHVKNLETFNPLRDAVPGFVKEKS; encoded by the coding sequence GTGATAAGGATATTCCAAGAAGCAACACCAGAAGATAGAAGGAAATACTACACAAGAGAATGGAAAATAGAAAACATACCAGATTTCATAAGGGAAAACATCCACCTTAGAGAATTCGGATTCGACCATACAGGCCAAGGCCCAAATGACAGGTACAGGTTCTTTCATGATGAAAAACTTCTCATAAAATTTCTCAGATATAGAGCGCCATATGCTGCCTACTCCTCTGTAGCATTATATAAGAGGCCATGGAGACGTGAAGGTTGGATATCATCAGAGCTCGTGTTTGATGTTGACGCTAAGGACTTGCCAGTAAGACCCTGTAAATGTGATAATGTATGTGAAGAGTGCCTAGACCAGGCTAAGGAGGTAGTGGCGATGATCATAGACACGCTAAGGGATGATCTCGACCTTGATGATATCCATATAATATATTCTGGTCGAGGCTACCATATAAGGGTCTTGGATCCTCTTATCCTAGAATTGGGTTCTGAGGTTCGAGGCCAAATATTAAGGTATGTTGTGGGTGGAGATGTGCCAAAATTATCATATGTTGGCTTGGATGGTAGTATACGTAGTTTGGATCATTTTATGGTTGATATGGGTTATCCTAGGGTTTTCACTGAAAGGGGCCGTTATATTATTTTACATTTTAGTGGTGATGAGAAAATTGAGGATATAACACGTCAGACGATGAAGAAGATTTTAGAGTCTAGGGATCTTATAAGATCTGATGATTGGGGTGAATTTAAGGGTGTTATAGGACCTATTGTATATGAGAGGCTTATGAGGGGTGTTGCGAAGTTAAATCTTCAATTAGTAGATGCTAGGGTTACAATTGACCTTAAGAGGATATTACGGCTTCCTAGTTCATTGCATTCAAAGGTTAGCATGATCTGTACTCATGTTAAAAATCTTGAAACTTTCAATCCTTTGAGGGATGCGGTTCCAGGTTTTGTGAAGGAAAAATCTTAG